A DNA window from Ictalurus furcatus strain D&B chromosome 22, Billie_1.0, whole genome shotgun sequence contains the following coding sequences:
- the LOC128599207 gene encoding heat shock factor protein 5-like has product MEINETTLVSLINPIYFPGKLWCLVNDPQIRSICWDATGEGILIHQLPFEAEVLLSQPRQVTEYFRTTDFISFVRQLNLYGFRKKRTDRDVSDKHPNISSIKAQLHHFYNPYFKRDKPELLLKLKRLTRLNKAKLAGIEVTNRKSKRCHHVMQETSALTGSVLLGHQGTPYHHPCNGPQQEKDCDRTSKSSQAFVVGHVDPSPVTLNTNNVVPVPVSHHFPVDSPSAHPSSVMHMQQGVMPHHSQHGFYTPVNQCRSPDFLDSKVPSFQQPAASYSPCGYYPDYSVGYAHPIDEDPYWKAGDIPESRTSDMKEKEELDDNLKLVEELQADVEFWKLLQQSITC; this is encoded by the exons ATGGAAATCAATGAAACAACTTTGGTCAGCTTGATCAACCCCATCTACTTCCCTGGCAAGTTGTGGTGTTTGGTGAACGATCCTCAGATTCGCTCAATCTGTTGGGACGCCACCGGGGAAGGAATACTCATCCATCAGCTACCCTTCGAAGCTGAAGTGCTATTGTCCCAACCCAGGCAGGTGACCGAGTATTTCAGAACGACGGACTTCATCAGTTTCGTTCGCCAGCTGAACCTGtatggcttcagaaaaaaacGCACAGACCGTGATGTCTCAGACAAGCATCCCAACATCTCATCCATTAAGGCCCAACTGCACCACTTTTACAACCCGTACTTCAAACGGGATAAGCCTGAGCTTCTACTCAAACTAAAGCGACTCACGCGTCTCAACAAGGCCAAGCTTGCCGGGATAGAGGTGACCAACAGGAAATCAAAACGTTGCCATCATGTGATGCAGGAAACCTCTGCCTTAACAG GTTCAGTCTTGCTTGGACATCAGGGAACCCCTTACCACCATCCCTGTAATGGCCCTCAGCAGGAGAAGGACTGTGACAGAACGTCCAAATCTTCCCAAGCATTTGTAGTGGGCCATGTTGATCCTTCTCCAGTTACTTTAAACACTAACAATGTTGTGCCGGTCCCTGTGTCCCACCACTTCCCAGTGGACTCGCCGAGTGCACATCCCTCCAGCGTCATGCACATGCAGCAGGGCGTCATGCCTCATCACTCACAGCATGGGTTTTACACACCAG TGAATCAGTGCCGTAGCCCAGACTTCTTGGATTCAAAAGTGCCAAGCTTTCAACAACCAGCTGCTTCCTACTCTCCTTGTGGCTATTACCCT GACTACTCAGTCGGATACGCTCATCCGATTGATGAGGATCCATACTGGAAAGCAGGTGATATTCCAGAGTCCAGGACGAGTgacatgaaagagaaagaggagctGGACGATAATTTAAAACTGGTGGAAGAATTACAG gctGATGTTGAGTTCTGGAAGTTGCTGCAGCAATCAATCACCTGTTAA